From the genome of candidate division KSB1 bacterium:
CCGTTATCATGGCAATCTGTATTCGGGCTTTGAGGAATCTTGTCAATAAGCTCAAACAATTGATCGCTTCAGGGAAAAAGTGAATTTGATTCACGATTTTTTTTAATTCGGTTTTTGGTTTTTCTATCATTTTACGTGACGTGATCTCTTGCAATGTGACATAACCCGTGATGTGATCGATGTTTTCACCATAGATCGGAACACGACTAACACCCCTTTCGTCCAGCTGGTTTATCGCTTCCTGGATAGTGCTGTTTTCTGGCAATGCGACCATCATGGTTCGGGGAGTCATGATTTCTTTAACACGCTTATCTTCAAGATTGATAATATTGCGAACCATGTTGTATTCCTGGTCGGTTAACTCACCTTCTTTTGCACCTAATTTAACCATTGCCAGAATTTCGGCTTCTGTAATTGTAAAAGTTTTTTTCCCACGAGTGATCAGGTTAGTAATTTTTTGTGTAATATAGATTGCAGGATATAGGATTGCTTTCATCGCTGTGAGTGGCCATACTATCCAATGCCATAAGTTCCGCCAGTAGATTGCCCCAATCGTTTTTGGAATGATTTCCGAAAAGAACAAGATTCCCAGGGTTAATCCGACAGAAAATATCGGAACCAGGCTAACTCCCAATACTTTTATTGCCAACATGCCTGATATTGTTGCTCCTGCCGTATTGGCGATTGTATTCAGTATTAAGATGGCTGAAATCGGAACGCCTATATTTTCTTTCATTTCAATAAATCGACTGGCTATCATCCCTCTATTCACTTTTTCAGCCTCAAGTGCGCCCATTCTTGTGGAAAAGAGAACCGCTTCGAATAGAGAGCAGGCCGCAGAGATAAGCAAGGTGAGGGATACAACAGTGATTAGTATTGTCATATATGGACTCCAATCATAATTAAGAGACTAGAGATTAGAGGCTAGTGGCTTGTTAAAACAGATTAGATTAGAAGCTACAAGCTTGGAAATTATTTATAGACCTAGTGCTGAAGTTCATAATCTAATCTCAAGGCTCTAGTCCCTAGTTTCTAGCCTCTAGCTTCTTTTTTTGTAATGATTTATATAAACCTCGTAACATTTTTCCTATTTCATCTAAGAGTAAC
Proteins encoded in this window:
- a CDS encoding HlyC/CorC family transporter; translation: MTILITVVSLTLLISAACSLFEAVLFSTRMGALEAEKVNRGMIASRFIEMKENIGVPISAILILNTIANTAGATISGMLAIKVLGVSLVPIFSVGLTLGILFFSEIIPKTIGAIYWRNLWHWIVWPLTAMKAILYPAIYITQKITNLITRGKKTFTITEAEILAMVKLGAKEGELTDQEYNMVRNIINLEDKRVKEIMTPRTMMVALPENSTIQEAINQLDERGVSRVPIYGENIDHITGYVTLQEITSRKMIEKPKTELKKIVNQIHFFPEAINCLSLLTRFLKARIQIAMITDEHGGVAGLVTLEDLIETALGTEIVDETDRYVDLQKSARDRNINRM